A single genomic interval of Bradyrhizobium sp. AZCC 1693 harbors:
- a CDS encoding efflux RND transporter permease subunit produces the protein MLRSLIAFCLSRRLLVMVAFVAFLGLGSVAFLALNIEAYPDPAPPIIEIIAQQQGQSPEEVERYITIPIEIAVASTPGLKFIRSNTVYGLGFIRLQFEYGRDYHFVRQQTINRLKDAVLPAGVLPVISPAGGISEIFRYELTGPPGMDVMKLKTLQDWVVERKLRIVPGVADVAVLGGKTREFQAEINLDRMMAYGLTLPQIMTAISASNSNVGGRTIAIGEQSVNVRSIGVVTSMDDIGNIVLTQQGGVPVLVSDVAKVQIGYAPRLGLAGRDDRTDVVTGIVLMQKLERTMDVVKRVRAAVERINSDGSLPAGVKIVPFYDRGDLVAITVQTVLHNLLFGVALIFLIQWVFLGDLRCALIVAATIPVALLLAVMITVMRGESANLLSVGAIDLGIIVDGTVIMVENIFRQIAHHSPRLPPGRSATLSDKLNWILTGAVEVDKAIFFSVIITIAAFLPLFTMQGVEGQIFGPMARTYAYALLGAVIATFTITPVLASILLPAHVQEVETFVVRHIRKLYQPVLVRAVRNYRRAAAIAAVFLVLCLSLGFRLGTEFLPKLEEGNLWIRAVMPPTITLEAGMETVAKIRAIISSYPPVQTVFSEQGRGEEGTDPDGSFLAEFFVPLKPADTWPSGLTKEQMVKQMSEKLNREFVGVDFNFSQYIQDNIEEAVSGVKGENSIKIFGRDLNELERLSKSVKTELAGVRGVADPASFNLLGQPNLIVQIDRAKTARYGFSISDINSVVQAAIGGQEVSKVYEGEMIFALTVRLAPAYRMDVDAIRAIPVALPNSDSKTPTAYIRLGDLGEIKLVSGAAYIYRENSQRFIPLKYSVRDRDLGSTVVEAQERVQKNVPLPQGYSLEWSGEYGALVDAKKRLALIVPLSLLLILMLLYSLFNSIRDSLLALSGIPFAVAGGILGLYIGGLNFSVSAAVGFISLFGVSAMDGILLMSYIRRDIEEGMGTEDAIIRASETRMRQIFMTGLSACIGLVPAAISTGIGSQVQQPLACVIVGGMLLSPICSLLVIPVLARLWMPTIKETGMREVAVR, from the coding sequence ATGCTGCGTAGTCTGATCGCATTCTGCCTCTCGCGGCGGCTTTTGGTGATGGTCGCGTTCGTGGCCTTTCTCGGTCTCGGCAGCGTTGCTTTCCTGGCCCTGAACATCGAGGCCTATCCCGATCCGGCGCCGCCGATCATCGAGATCATCGCCCAGCAGCAGGGCCAATCCCCCGAAGAAGTGGAGCGCTACATCACGATTCCGATCGAGATCGCGGTCGCCAGCACGCCGGGCCTGAAGTTCATCCGCTCCAACACCGTCTACGGGCTCGGTTTTATCCGTCTGCAGTTCGAATACGGCCGCGACTATCATTTCGTTCGTCAGCAGACCATCAACCGGCTGAAGGATGCGGTTCTGCCGGCCGGCGTGCTGCCGGTGATCTCGCCCGCCGGAGGCATCAGCGAAATCTTTCGCTACGAGCTTACCGGGCCTCCGGGCATGGACGTCATGAAGCTCAAGACGCTGCAGGACTGGGTGGTCGAACGCAAGCTGCGCATCGTGCCGGGTGTCGCCGACGTCGCAGTGCTCGGCGGAAAGACCAGGGAATTCCAGGCCGAGATCAATCTCGACCGCATGATGGCCTATGGGTTGACGCTGCCGCAGATCATGACCGCGATTTCGGCGAGCAATTCCAATGTCGGCGGCCGCACCATCGCGATCGGCGAACAATCGGTCAACGTCCGCAGCATCGGCGTCGTCACCTCGATGGACGATATCGGCAATATCGTATTGACCCAGCAGGGCGGCGTGCCGGTACTGGTGTCCGACGTAGCCAAGGTCCAGATCGGCTACGCGCCCCGGCTCGGTCTCGCCGGCCGTGACGACAGGACCGACGTCGTTACCGGCATCGTCCTGATGCAGAAACTCGAACGCACCATGGACGTGGTCAAGCGCGTACGCGCTGCGGTGGAGCGTATCAACTCCGACGGATCGCTGCCGGCCGGCGTCAAGATCGTGCCATTCTATGACCGCGGCGATCTCGTTGCGATCACGGTGCAGACCGTTCTGCATAATTTGCTGTTCGGAGTAGCGCTGATCTTTCTTATCCAGTGGGTGTTTCTCGGCGACCTCCGCTGCGCGTTGATCGTCGCTGCCACAATTCCGGTGGCGCTGTTGCTTGCGGTGATGATCACGGTGATGCGGGGCGAGTCCGCGAACCTGTTGTCGGTCGGGGCTATCGATCTTGGCATCATCGTCGACGGCACCGTCATCATGGTGGAAAATATCTTCCGCCAGATCGCCCATCACTCGCCACGGCTGCCGCCGGGACGCAGCGCCACGCTCAGCGACAAACTTAACTGGATCCTGACCGGCGCGGTCGAGGTCGACAAGGCGATCTTCTTTTCGGTCATCATCACCATCGCAGCGTTTCTGCCGCTCTTCACGATGCAGGGTGTGGAAGGCCAGATCTTCGGGCCGATGGCGCGGACTTACGCCTATGCATTGCTCGGCGCCGTGATCGCGACCTTCACGATAACACCGGTGCTGGCCTCAATTCTGCTGCCGGCCCATGTCCAGGAAGTCGAAACCTTCGTGGTTCGCCACATCCGCAAGCTCTACCAGCCCGTTCTGGTGCGCGCGGTCCGCAACTATCGCCGCGCCGCAGCCATCGCCGCAGTGTTTCTCGTGCTGTGCCTCAGTCTCGGGTTCCGGCTCGGCACCGAGTTTCTGCCCAAGCTGGAGGAGGGCAACCTCTGGATCCGCGCCGTGATGCCGCCGACCATCACGCTCGAGGCCGGGATGGAAACAGTGGCCAAGATCCGTGCCATCATATCGAGCTACCCCCCGGTCCAGACCGTGTTTTCCGAGCAGGGACGCGGTGAAGAAGGCACCGATCCCGACGGCTCGTTTCTCGCCGAGTTCTTCGTTCCGCTCAAGCCGGCCGACACGTGGCCATCGGGGCTGACCAAGGAGCAGATGGTCAAGCAGATGAGCGAGAAGCTCAACCGGGAATTCGTCGGCGTCGATTTCAACTTCTCGCAGTACATCCAGGATAATATCGAGGAGGCCGTCTCCGGCGTGAAGGGCGAGAATTCGATCAAGATCTTCGGCAGGGACCTCAATGAGCTGGAGCGGCTGTCCAAGTCGGTGAAAACCGAACTCGCGGGAGTCCGCGGCGTCGCCGATCCCGCCAGCTTCAATCTGCTCGGCCAGCCCAATTTGATCGTCCAGATCGATCGCGCCAAGACCGCGCGCTACGGTTTCTCGATCAGCGACATCAATTCCGTGGTTCAGGCCGCGATCGGCGGCCAGGAAGTTTCCAAGGTCTATGAAGGGGAGATGATCTTCGCGCTAACGGTCCGCCTGGCACCGGCATACCGCATGGATGTCGACGCCATTCGCGCGATTCCGGTAGCACTTCCAAACTCGGATTCGAAGACACCGACTGCCTATATTCGGCTTGGCGATCTTGGCGAGATCAAGCTCGTCAGCGGCGCGGCTTATATCTACCGCGAGAACAGCCAGCGTTTTATCCCGCTGAAGTATAGCGTCCGCGACCGCGATCTCGGTTCGACCGTGGTCGAGGCCCAGGAGCGGGTTCAGAAGAACGTTCCGCTCCCACAGGGCTATTCGCTCGAATGGTCGGGCGAATACGGCGCTCTGGTTGACGCAAAGAAGCGGCTCGCGCTGATTGTGCCGTTGAGCCTGCTTCTGATCCTGATGCTACTCTACAGCCTGTTCAATTCGATACGGGACAGCCTGCTGGCGCTGTCGGGCATTCCGTTCGCGGTGGCCGGCGGAATTCTCGGGCTCTATATCGGCGGCCTGAATTTCAGCGTCTCGGCCGCGGTTGGCTTCATCTCGCTGTTCGGCGTCTCGGCGATGGATGGCATCCTGCTGATGTCCTATATCCGCCGGGACATCGAGGAAGGTATGGGGACGGAGGACGCCATCATCCGCGCTTCCGAAACAAGGATGCGGCAAATCTTCATGACAGGGCTATCGGCGTGTATCGGCCTGGTCCCGGCGGCCATCTCGACAGGGATCGGTTCGCAGGTTCAGCAGCCACTGGCGTGCGTCATCGTTGGCGGGATGCTGCTGTCCCCGATCTGCAGCCTGCTGGTCATCCCGGTGCTAGCAAGACTGTGGATGCCAACGATAAAGGAAACGGGGATGCGTGAGGTTGCAGTCCGCTGA
- a CDS encoding threonine synthase, with protein MKDNDNLTIERPTFVTHLECAMEGDHYAADQIHNLSKAGKPLLVRYDLAGVKKALTKDALAERPTDMWRYRELLPVRKVTDIVSLGEVMTPLIRLPKLAKKLGGGEIIVKDEGRLPTGSFKARGLVMAVSMGKALGIKHMAMPTNGNAGAALAAYATSCGIKTTIFCPADTPEVNVSEIELQGATVYRVNGLIDDCGKIVGEGKAKAGWFDTSTLKEPYRIEGKKTMGLELAEQLGWEMPDVIFYPTGGGTGLIGMWKAFAELEAIGLIGSKRPRMVAVQASGCAPMVRAFEAGTEHAPRWEDAHTIASGIRVPQAVGDFLILRAVRESKGFAIAVSDEKISAALNEVAREEGLLLCPEGAATYAAYQQSLADGRVTKNDRVMLFNCATGLKYPLPPVTRTLDRHQPIDYAKL; from the coding sequence ATGAAAGACAACGACAATCTGACCATCGAACGCCCGACGTTCGTGACCCATCTCGAATGCGCGATGGAAGGCGATCACTACGCTGCCGACCAGATCCACAATCTCTCGAAAGCCGGCAAGCCGCTATTGGTGCGCTATGACCTCGCGGGCGTGAAGAAGGCGCTGACCAAGGACGCGCTCGCGGAGCGCCCTACGGACATGTGGCGCTACCGCGAACTGCTGCCGGTGCGGAAGGTCACCGACATCGTCAGCCTCGGCGAAGTCATGACGCCGCTGATCCGGCTGCCGAAACTCGCCAAGAAGCTCGGCGGTGGTGAGATCATCGTCAAGGACGAGGGCCGCCTGCCGACGGGCTCGTTCAAGGCCCGCGGCCTCGTGATGGCGGTGTCGATGGGCAAGGCGCTCGGCATCAAGCACATGGCGATGCCGACCAACGGCAATGCCGGCGCAGCGCTGGCGGCCTATGCGACTTCCTGCGGTATCAAGACCACGATCTTCTGCCCGGCCGACACGCCCGAGGTAAATGTCAGCGAGATCGAACTGCAGGGCGCCACCGTCTATCGCGTCAATGGCTTGATCGACGATTGCGGCAAGATCGTCGGCGAGGGCAAGGCCAAGGCGGGCTGGTTCGATACCTCGACCTTGAAGGAGCCGTACCGGATCGAAGGCAAGAAGACGATGGGGCTGGAGCTCGCCGAACAGCTCGGCTGGGAGATGCCTGACGTGATCTTCTATCCGACCGGCGGCGGCACCGGCCTGATCGGCATGTGGAAAGCCTTTGCCGAACTGGAAGCGATCGGCCTCATCGGTTCGAAGCGGCCGCGGATGGTCGCGGTGCAGGCATCCGGCTGCGCGCCGATGGTGCGTGCTTTTGAAGCAGGCACCGAGCACGCGCCGCGCTGGGAAGACGCGCACACCATCGCGTCCGGCATCCGCGTGCCGCAGGCGGTCGGAGATTTTCTGATCCTGCGCGCGGTCCGCGAGAGCAAGGGATTTGCGATCGCGGTGTCGGACGAGAAGATTTCTGCTGCGCTCAACGAGGTGGCGCGCGAAGAGGGCCTGCTGTTGTGTCCGGAAGGGGCGGCGACGTATGCTGCCTACCAGCAAAGCCTTGCCGACGGCCGCGTGACGAAAAACGATCGCGTCATGCTGTTCAATTGCGCGACAGGGCTTAAATATCCGCTGCCGCCGGTCACGCGTACGCTCGATCGACACCAACCGATCGACTACGCAAAACTCTGA
- a CDS encoding efflux RND transporter periplasmic adaptor subunit: MTAKALLFRLLAPLFGGTLMASFAVAEGPMKGADFLRVVPDQMHQLQIVKVGTYAFRAQTSAIGQIGYNEDASTIVLSPFSGRVTRLIARLGDQVKRGDPLLEIDSPEQFVQQNDFIAAQAAKRKASSQHNLAQILEQRVRGLHEGKAAPFKDLQQAEAQLAGAENDLRSADTAFEAARVRLRILGRTDAEILKLEQSGTLSRVTTITAPISGTIVSRKVGPGQYVKADSGEALYTIADLSTMWLKAQIFEQDIAQVRIGQEIEARVSAVPDRIFKARINAINSASDLTTRRVVVRTEIENADGLLKAEMFAMFKISIGDGSTSPAVPTDAVIREGDVATVWVETEPRLFKRRVVDIGIQQDGLTQIRSGLDFGELVVARGAIFVDNEWRQ, from the coding sequence ATGACCGCGAAAGCGCTTTTGTTTCGGCTGCTTGCCCCGCTGTTCGGTGGGACATTGATGGCATCGTTCGCCGTGGCTGAAGGCCCCATGAAGGGGGCCGACTTTTTGCGTGTCGTCCCGGATCAAATGCATCAGCTGCAGATCGTGAAGGTCGGGACTTATGCGTTCCGCGCGCAAACGTCGGCAATCGGTCAGATCGGATACAATGAGGATGCCAGCACGATCGTTCTGTCGCCATTCTCCGGCCGGGTTACCCGTTTGATTGCCAGGCTCGGCGATCAGGTCAAGAGGGGTGATCCGCTGCTGGAAATCGACAGCCCTGAGCAATTCGTCCAGCAGAACGACTTCATCGCAGCACAGGCCGCAAAACGCAAAGCGAGCTCCCAACACAATTTGGCACAGATCCTCGAGCAGCGCGTTCGCGGTCTGCATGAAGGCAAGGCTGCCCCATTCAAGGATCTGCAGCAGGCCGAGGCGCAGCTTGCCGGCGCCGAAAATGACCTGCGGTCGGCTGACACGGCGTTCGAAGCCGCGCGCGTCCGGCTGCGGATTCTCGGCCGTACCGATGCGGAAATCCTGAAACTCGAGCAGAGCGGTACGCTCAGCCGCGTGACCACGATCACGGCGCCGATCAGCGGCACCATCGTTTCACGCAAGGTAGGACCAGGACAATATGTCAAGGCCGATTCGGGCGAGGCACTGTATACGATCGCCGATCTCTCGACGATGTGGTTGAAGGCCCAGATCTTCGAGCAGGATATCGCGCAGGTGCGTATCGGCCAGGAGATCGAGGCCAGGGTTTCTGCTGTGCCGGACAGGATCTTCAAAGCCCGCATCAACGCCATCAACTCGGCTTCAGACTTGACGACGCGCCGTGTTGTCGTCCGAACCGAGATCGAGAATGCCGATGGTTTGCTCAAGGCCGAGATGTTCGCGATGTTCAAGATCAGCATCGGCGATGGATCGACGAGCCCGGCGGTGCCAACGGACGCGGTGATCCGCGAGGGGGACGTTGCCACCGTCTGGGTCGAGACCGAGCCGAGGCTGTTCAAACGCCGCGTGGTCGACATCGGTATCCAGCAGGACGGTTTGACGCAGATTCGCAGCGGTCTCGATTTCGGAGAATTGGTGGTCGCGCGAGGGGCGATCTTCGTTGACAACGAGTGGCGCCAATGA
- a CDS encoding calcium-binding protein, which produces MARFNLNGFLDNSRFEDFFARFGGGSADHDHLNGTTSNNTLFGGASEDTLAGMAGNDTLNGGSGADKLWGGSGNDNLAGGTGADLLVGGFGADRMDGGAGNDVLLSRSDAGEMVAAQDGTTQIFATETAAFKAVNDTLTGGAGGDTFRFEGMVNAKDEIVAKHVNADGTIDWVGVTGENGATHDHWVDGFGNDVIRDFNRAQGDKIEISAHTAEVKSIEYKDSNGDGKNDYSVITVISQQGNAGAHDEDLLGTITVYGNLVKQSDIAVTQTVYGAYEKVGELNGAHFELEDDGVLAGGGTDGGHHNEATAMANMAIHG; this is translated from the coding sequence ATGGCACGCTTCAATCTGAACGGCTTCCTCGACAATAGCCGCTTCGAGGATTTCTTCGCGAGGTTCGGCGGCGGCAGCGCCGACCATGATCATCTGAACGGGACGACGAGCAACAACACCTTGTTCGGCGGCGCCAGCGAAGACACGCTCGCCGGCATGGCGGGCAACGACACGCTCAACGGCGGCTCCGGCGCCGACAAGCTCTGGGGCGGCTCGGGGAACGACAACCTCGCGGGCGGCACCGGCGCCGATCTTCTCGTCGGCGGCTTCGGTGCCGACCGAATGGACGGCGGCGCCGGCAACGACGTGTTGCTGAGCCGCTCAGACGCCGGCGAGATGGTCGCGGCCCAGGACGGCACGACGCAGATCTTCGCGACAGAAACCGCAGCGTTCAAGGCCGTCAACGATACGCTGACCGGCGGCGCCGGCGGCGACACCTTCCGCTTCGAAGGCATGGTGAACGCCAAGGACGAGATCGTCGCCAAGCACGTCAATGCCGACGGCACCATCGACTGGGTCGGCGTGACCGGCGAGAACGGCGCCACGCACGACCACTGGGTCGACGGCTTCGGCAACGACGTGATCCGCGACTTCAACCGCGCCCAGGGCGACAAGATCGAAATCTCGGCGCACACCGCCGAGGTCAAATCGATCGAGTACAAGGACAGCAACGGCGACGGCAAGAACGACTACAGCGTGATCACCGTCATCAGCCAGCAAGGCAATGCCGGCGCGCATGACGAGGATCTGCTCGGCACCATCACCGTCTACGGCAACCTGGTGAAGCAAAGCGATATCGCCGTTACCCAGACGGTGTACGGCGCTTACGAGAAGGTCGGCGAACTCAACGGCGCGCACTTCGAACTGGAGGACGACGGCGTGCTGGCCGGTGGCGGCACCGACGGCGGCCACCACAACGAAGCGACCGCGATGGCCAACATGGCCATACACGGTTAA
- a CDS encoding tripartite tricarboxylate transporter substrate binding protein BugD, with amino-acid sequence MRKIILAATAVLAFGSAAVAQNFPSRPLTIIVPFSAGGPSDAMARILAERMKVTLGEQVLVENVTGAGGSIGVGRAVRSPPDGYTISFGHLGTHVANGAIYKLGYDLVSDLEPVALLPSNPMIIVSKKAVPATSLKEFLAWLKAQPAAPTAGTAGAGSGTHIAGLYFENITGIKLQYVPYRGTGPAMNDLVAGQIDLIVDQTSNSIGQVRAGNIRAYAITDSKRVESASDIPTVDEAGLPGFHMTLWSGLWVPKDTPKDVVAKLNAVAVDALNDPAVRKQLENLGLQMPPKDKLTPEALGAWQKAEIAKWWPMIKAANVKVE; translated from the coding sequence ATGCGAAAGATCATTCTGGCCGCGACTGCAGTGTTGGCGTTCGGCAGTGCCGCGGTCGCGCAGAATTTTCCCTCGCGTCCCCTGACCATCATCGTGCCGTTCTCCGCCGGCGGTCCGTCGGATGCGATGGCGCGGATTCTCGCCGAGCGCATGAAGGTCACGCTCGGCGAGCAGGTGTTGGTCGAGAACGTGACGGGAGCCGGCGGCTCGATCGGCGTCGGCCGCGCGGTGCGTTCGCCGCCTGACGGCTACACGATCAGCTTCGGCCATCTCGGCACCCACGTCGCCAACGGCGCGATCTACAAGCTCGGCTACGATCTCGTCTCCGATCTCGAACCGGTCGCGTTGCTGCCGAGCAACCCGATGATCATCGTCAGCAAGAAGGCGGTCCCGGCAACGTCGCTGAAGGAATTTCTGGCGTGGCTGAAGGCGCAGCCCGCCGCCCCGACGGCGGGCACTGCGGGCGCCGGCTCCGGAACCCATATCGCCGGGCTCTATTTCGAAAACATCACCGGCATCAAGCTGCAGTACGTGCCGTATCGCGGCACTGGCCCGGCGATGAACGATCTCGTCGCCGGCCAGATCGATCTGATCGTCGACCAGACTTCGAACTCGATCGGGCAGGTGCGCGCCGGCAACATCCGCGCCTATGCCATCACCGACAGCAAGCGCGTCGAGTCCGCCTCTGACATCCCGACCGTCGACGAAGCGGGACTGCCCGGATTTCACATGACGTTGTGGTCCGGCCTCTGGGTGCCCAAGGACACGCCAAAGGACGTCGTCGCAAAGCTCAACGCCGTGGCCGTCGATGCCCTGAACGATCCGGCGGTGCGCAAGCAGCTCGAAAATCTCGGGCTACAGATGCCGCCAAAGGACAAGCTCACGCCTGAAGCGCTGGGCGCCTGGCAGAAGGCCGAAATTGCAAAATGGTGGCCGATGATCAAGGCCGCCAACGTCAAGGTAGAGTGA
- a CDS encoding lytic transglycosylase domain-containing protein — translation MNRCLRSLSCFFTLAGLALFSTDATARASHKPHAHKAHDATKKSHAGKEARPHRAALGKKRHAKHTSAQRKPKPSKASPDPREAAAPLTGDLALVKEAIDLARKSKTEEATDIRNRIADPAAQKLIEWFILRHPATTAAFSRYAAFIAANPQWPSTALLRRRAEARLWEQRSDAATVRGFTGDRPATAKGKLALARVLLAEGDRDGAARLARDAWRSDELSERLETDVLETFRDLLNRDDHRARMDRRIGAKDLAGAKRAAQRLGDDELAIVKACAAVRGKADKAKDALDDVAVEARQDLGYTLCRIQWLLAQNKIDDAARLMVAASPETMALQDTDQWWRERRTLARKLLDDGKFQTAYDVIRPAAAPANEYYRADVHFMCGWIALRYLDNPKAAAMHFAHIDDGATNPIVLARANYWRGRAAEALGQTDAMGASYEAAARYPTAYYGQLARARLGRDQIELRAPSPVLASSADASATDERVRAAEMLYEIGERDVVLYFAADLGEQSTDVALLEALGELTGRRNDGRAMLQVGKPALGRGLALDHYAFPTIGIPPHRQVAPEIERSVIYSVARTESAFDQRDKSAANAVGLMQVTPEAGRDTAKRFGVSYDWDRMVSDPVYNTQMGAAELSALLSEYKGNHIMTFAGYNAGRGRVRDWVKAYGDPRDPKVDAVDWVERIPFSETRNYVQRVIENLAVYRVRFEGSTAVAAKTDALAVTQETNAAPVPAASAAQ, via the coding sequence ATGAACCGGTGCTTGCGCTCGCTGTCTTGTTTTTTCACGCTAGCTGGGCTCGCCCTCTTCTCGACGGACGCGACCGCGCGGGCCAGCCATAAGCCACACGCCCACAAGGCGCACGACGCGACCAAGAAGTCGCACGCGGGGAAGGAAGCTCGCCCCCATCGCGCCGCGCTCGGAAAAAAACGGCACGCCAAACACACTTCCGCACAACGCAAGCCGAAGCCGTCGAAGGCTTCGCCTGATCCCCGGGAGGCGGCCGCTCCGCTGACGGGCGATCTTGCGCTGGTGAAGGAAGCCATCGATCTCGCACGCAAGTCAAAGACCGAAGAGGCGACGGACATCAGGAACAGGATCGCGGATCCGGCAGCGCAAAAGCTCATCGAATGGTTCATCCTGCGCCACCCGGCGACGACAGCGGCTTTCAGCCGCTACGCGGCGTTCATCGCCGCCAATCCGCAATGGCCGAGCACCGCGTTGCTGCGCCGGCGCGCGGAGGCGCGGCTGTGGGAGCAGCGCAGCGATGCGGCGACGGTTCGCGGCTTCACCGGCGACCGGCCCGCGACTGCCAAGGGCAAGCTGGCGCTGGCGCGCGTGCTGCTCGCAGAGGGCGATCGGGACGGCGCGGCCAGGCTGGCGCGCGACGCATGGCGATCAGATGAATTGTCGGAGCGCCTGGAGACCGACGTGCTCGAGACGTTCCGCGACCTACTCAATCGCGACGACCACCGTGCGCGCATGGACAGGCGTATCGGCGCCAAGGATCTCGCCGGCGCGAAGCGCGCCGCGCAGCGCCTTGGTGACGACGAGCTTGCGATCGTGAAGGCTTGTGCCGCGGTCAGGGGAAAAGCGGACAAGGCGAAGGATGCGCTCGACGATGTCGCGGTCGAGGCGCGGCAGGATCTCGGCTATACCCTTTGCCGCATCCAGTGGTTGCTCGCCCAGAACAAAATTGACGACGCCGCCCGCCTGATGGTGGCGGCGTCACCGGAGACCATGGCGCTGCAGGACACCGATCAATGGTGGCGCGAGCGGCGCACGCTCGCCCGCAAGCTGCTCGACGACGGCAAGTTCCAGACCGCCTACGATGTGATCCGTCCCGCCGCGGCGCCGGCCAATGAATATTACCGGGCCGACGTCCACTTCATGTGCGGCTGGATCGCACTCCGCTACCTCGACAATCCCAAAGCCGCGGCCATGCATTTCGCCCACATCGACGACGGCGCGACCAATCCGATCGTGCTGGCGCGGGCGAACTACTGGCGTGGACGCGCGGCCGAAGCCCTTGGCCAGACGGATGCGATGGGTGCGAGCTATGAAGCGGCCGCCCGCTACCCGACCGCCTATTACGGCCAGTTGGCGCGCGCCAGGCTTGGCCGTGACCAGATCGAACTGCGCGCGCCCTCGCCTGTTCTCGCGTCGTCCGCCGATGCTTCGGCCACGGACGAACGCGTGCGCGCCGCCGAGATGCTCTACGAGATCGGCGAACGCGATGTCGTGCTCTATTTTGCCGCCGATCTCGGCGAACAAAGCACCGACGTGGCGCTGCTCGAAGCGCTCGGCGAGCTCACCGGCCGCCGCAACGATGGCCGCGCGATGCTGCAGGTCGGAAAACCCGCGCTCGGCCGCGGGCTGGCGCTCGACCATTACGCGTTTCCCACCATCGGGATTCCTCCGCATCGCCAGGTCGCGCCCGAGATCGAGCGCAGCGTCATCTATTCGGTGGCGCGCACGGAGAGCGCATTCGACCAGCGCGACAAGTCGGCGGCGAATGCGGTCGGCCTGATGCAGGTGACGCCGGAAGCGGGACGCGATACCGCCAAGCGCTTTGGCGTCAGCTATGACTGGGACCGGATGGTTTCCGACCCGGTCTACAACACGCAGATGGGCGCCGCCGAACTGAGCGCGCTGCTGAGCGAATACAAGGGCAATCACATCATGACCTTTGCCGGCTACAATGCCGGCCGGGGCCGGGTGCGGGACTGGGTCAAGGCCTATGGCGATCCGCGTGATCCCAAGGTCGATGCGGTCGACTGGGTCGAGCGGATTCCGTTTTCCGAAACGCGGAACTATGTCCAGCGGGTGATAGAGAATTTAGCGGTGTACCGCGTGCGGTTCGAGGGCAGCACGGCGGTGGCGGCGAAGACCGACGCGCTCGCTGTTACACAGGAGACGAACGCGGCGCCAGTGCCGGCGGCGAGCGCGGCGCAATAG